The following proteins are co-located in the Triplophysa dalaica isolate WHDGS20190420 chromosome 2, ASM1584641v1, whole genome shotgun sequence genome:
- the zgc:152658 gene encoding GTPase IMAP family member 9, with the protein MPAKMCSRPKVMENVEKSPRKQPESSRFWVPPLSGVLLCLIVSIAIIWIQIFKQEKHELDDIVLNPDEELRILLVGKTGVGKSATGNTILGQNVFKSEISSSSVTAQCTKIHALVNGRKVSVIDSPGLFDTSLSADEVIDRIKLCIPLSSPGPHVFLVVIQLGRFTDEEAKAVKIIQAIFGKEASTYTMVLFTHGDRLEDKNIHTFVRNSEKLISFIKTCNGRYHVFNNEDKNPDQVIQLLDQIDKLVTGNGGQYYTTEMLEKVERMIEKEKKRILKEAEERKQKEIEALREKLEDEAFEKAKERLNKEYDQIARKQAEIDFPFVLKMLTSLAMVLKDFFF; encoded by the exons ATGCCAGCTAAAATGTGCTCTAGACCGAAAG TAATGGAAAACGTTGAAAAGTCACCCAGAAAACAACCAGAGTCCTCAAGGTTTTGGGTCCCACCTTTGTCCGGTGTTCTACTCTGTTTAATTGTCTCCATTGCAATAATATGGATTCAG atttttaaacaagaaaaacatgagtTGGATGACATAG TCCTTAATCCAGATGAAGAGCTCCGGATTCTCCTGGTCGGAAAAACAGGGGTGGGGAAAAGTGCAACAGGCAACACCATTCTAGgccaaaatgtttttaaatctgaGATATCCTCCTCCTCTGTGACTGCACAGTGTACAAAAATTCATGCACTAGTGAATGGAAGAAAAGTGTCCGTCATCGACTCCCCGGGTTTGTTTGACACCAGCTTGAGTGCAGATGAGGTGATTGACAGAATCAAACTCTGTATTCCTCTCTCTTCTCCTGGTCCACATGTGTTCTTAGTTGTGATTCAGTTGGGTAGATTTACAGATGAAGAAGCAAAAGCAGTTAAAATCATCCAAGCAATATTTGGTAAAGAAGCATCCACATACACCATGGTCCTGTTCACTCATGGAGATCGATTGGAAGataaaaacattcacacatttGTACGTAACAGTGAAAAACTGATCAGTTTCATCAAAACTTGCAATGGACGATACCATGTGTTTAACAACGAAGATAAGAATCCAGATCAGGTCATTCAGTTGCTGGACCAGATTGATAAATTAGTGACCGGAAATGGTGGGCAGTATTACACCACTGAGATGCTTGAGAAGGTGGAGAGAATGATTGAGAAAGAGAAGAAACGTATCCTGAAAGAGGCAGAGGAGCGAAAACAGAAGGAAATCGAAGCTCTTAGGGAGAAACTTGAAGATGAGGCATTTGAGAAAGCAAAAGAAAGATTAAATAAGGAATATGACCAGATTGCAAGAAAGCAAGCTGAGATTGACTTCCCATTTGTACTAAAAATGCTCACGTCTTTGGCTATGGtgttaaaagatttttttttttga
- the zfp91 gene encoding E3 ubiquitin-protein ligase ZFP91 isoform X2, producing MEPQLSSNKEEVDIETAVETSAEQSTASTPCKVVREQGDGCLSTEGTCSPETNGEATSVALSGRVLRDRSTRALPAWRQSDLGEDQAEGTRDAAANRRRKAIYPRRRRSAAASAGSSDADYGQPDECEESKDGLVIRAARGRRAQVRSGARTCRGPPRTVFKVEPETDSDYAEANKSTENTETSVEKKEDESIDDDDLIEEEEASYVDDPKDRSYFPHTQSGEEVISSEEDVPFRDDMNDQSYDPKDLPKQRRKPITRHERKDKTVMIETEDEEEHDTEIKTEGGESTDERIGVELAGEVAELPRKRGRRRKDDKTPRLPKRRKKPPVQYVRCEMEGCGTVLAHPRYLQHHIKYQHLMKKKYVCPHPSCGRLFRLQKQLLRHAKHHTDQRDYICEFCARAFKSSHNLAVHRMIHTGEKPLQCEICGFTCRQKASLNWHMKKHDADATYQFSCSICGKKFEKKDSVVAHKAKSHPEVLIAEALAANAGSLITTPVGVTTMLEGSTGPAQTEQAVSEAKGSTVLQAGQVGPVTHMGPVMVMDQDNNLHAMQVPMTLALPPTEEEIGAASQQASSQALQMPLQFITAPVSQQQHQIQHLQPATTVTQPATLVQQLPMQSYNPQPQILHMTFRALPQQQLPLLSVAQQLPFQTNQPQQTQVLTRPSNPPIIMTHHSQTLSETSSDCRSNLGFAANPPPAPPQSSTGPLETRQIIWAGDGVNSNGNGAEGWETGGEGEDQNMADPSDGQIQRVLI from the exons ATGGAGCCGCAACTCTCGAGCAACAAAGAGGAGGTGGATATTGAAACGGCCGTGGAGACATCCGCGGAGCAGAGTACGGCATCCACCCCGTGCAAGGTGGTAAGAGAACAAGGGGACGGATGCTTGAGTACCGAAGGGACCTGCTCGCCCGAAACAAACGGAGAAGCGACGAGCGTGGCACTATCTGGACGGGTTTTACGGGACAGGTCGACGCGAGCGCTCCCTGCGTGGAGGCAAAGCGATCTAGGAGAGGACCAGGCTGAAGGGACCCGCGACGCAGCAGCCAACCGCCGGAGGAAAGCGATCTACCCGCGGCGCAGGAGGAGCGCGGCAGCCTCTGCGGGTTCATCGgacgctgactacggtcagccGGATGA GTGTGAAGAAAGCAAGGATGGGCTTGTCATTCGAG CAGCCCGCGGGAGACGGGCGCAGGTGCGATCAGGAGCGCGCACCTGTCGAGGGCCACCGAGGACTGTGTTTAAAGTTGAACCAGAAACAGACAGTGATTATG CGGAGGCCAACAAGTCGACTGAGAATACAGAAACAAG TGTGGAGAAAAAGGAGGATGAGAGCATAGATGATGATGATCTTATAGAAGAGGAAGAGGCTTCATATGTGGACGACCCAAAAGATCGAAGCTACTTCCCTCACACACAGAG CGGGGAGGAGGTCATCAGCAGTGAAGAAGATGTCCCTTTTAGAGATGACATGAATGATCAGAGCTATGATCCTAA GGATCTTCCTAAGCAAAGGCGTAAACCAATTACTAGACATGAGAGGAAGGACAAGACAGTCATGATTGAGACTGAGGACGAAGAGGAGCATGACACAGAGATCAAAACTGAGGGAGGGGAGAGCACAGATGAGAGGATTGGTGTTGAACTTGCTGGGGAAGTTGCTGAACTGCCCAGGAA GAGAGGGCGGAGAAGGAAAGATGACAAAACCCCACGTCTTCCAAAGAGAAG gaaaaagcctccagttcagtatGTGCGTTGTGAAATGGAGGGATGTGGTACAGTGCTGGCTCATCCGCGCTACTTACAG CATCACATAAAATATCAACATCTGATGAAGAAGAAGTATGTTTGCCCTCACCCTTCATGTGGAAGACTCTTTCGGCTACAGAAACAACTACTGCGCCATGCCAAGCACCACACAG ATCAGAGAGACTACATCTGTGAGTTCTGTGCTCGTGCCTTCAAGAGCTCTCATAATCTGGCTGTGCATCGAATGATACACACTGGAGAGAAGCCACTGCA GTGTGAGATCTGTGGTTTTACCTGCCGTCAGAAGGCTTCCCTCAATTGGCACATGAAGAAGCATGACGCAGATGCAACCTACCAGTTCTCCTGCAGCATCTGCGGCAAGAAGTTTGAGAAGAAGGACAGTGTGGTGGCGCACAAAGCCAAAAGCCACCCAGAGGTGCTCATTGCAGAAGCATTGGCAGCCAATGCTGGATCCCTCATCACCACCCCTGTAGGAGTTACCACAATGCTGGAAGGCTCTACAGGCCCTGCACAGACAGAGCAGGCGGTTTCTGAGGCGAAGGGGAGCACTGTGTTGCAAGCAGGTCAGGTGGGCCCCGTAACGCACATGGGTCCAGTGATGGTCATGGATCAGGACAACAACCTCCACGCCATGCAGGTACCGATGACCCTGGCTTTACCGCCAACAGAGGAAGAGATTGGCGCTGCCTCGCAGCAGGCCTCATCCCAAGCTCTTCAGATGCCACTGCAGTTCATAACCGCACCTGTCTCACAGCAGCAGCACCAAATTCAGCATCTTCAGCCCGCCACGACCGTCACCCAGCCGGCTACTTTGGTTCAGCAGTTACCCATGCAGTCATACAACCCCCAGCCTCAGATCCTTCACATGACCTTCAGAGCTCTTCCTCAACAGCAGCTCCCACTGCTTTCGGTCGCACAGCAGCTGCCTTTCCAGACCAACCAACCACAACAGACCCAGGTGCTCACCAGACCCTCCAATCCTCCTATTATTATGACCCATCACTCGCAAACTCTGTCCGAGACTTCCTCTGACTGCCGGAGCAATTTGGGATTTGCCGCTAATCCTCCCCCTGCTCCTCCTCAGTCTTCCACTGGCCCTTTGGAGACGAGACAAATAATTTGGGCAGGAGATGGTGTAAATTCTAATGGAAATGGGGCTGAGGGTTGGGAGACTGGTGGGGAAGGGGAGGATCAAAATATGGCAGACCCTTCAGACGGGCAGATACAGCGTGTACTTATATAA
- the zfp91 gene encoding E3 ubiquitin-protein ligase ZFP91 isoform X1 — MEPQLSSNKEEVDIETAVETSAEQSTASTPCKVVREQGDGCLSTEGTCSPETNGEATSVALSGRVLRDRSTRALPAWRQSDLGEDQAEGTRDAAANRRRKAIYPRRRRSAAASAGSSDADYGQPDECEESKDGLVIRAARGRRAQVRSGARTCRGPPRTVFKVEPETDSDYAEANKSTENTETSVEKKEDESIDDDDLIEEEEASYVDDPKDRSYFPHTQSSGEEVISSEEDVPFRDDMNDQSYDPKDLPKQRRKPITRHERKDKTVMIETEDEEEHDTEIKTEGGESTDERIGVELAGEVAELPRKRGRRRKDDKTPRLPKRRKKPPVQYVRCEMEGCGTVLAHPRYLQHHIKYQHLMKKKYVCPHPSCGRLFRLQKQLLRHAKHHTDQRDYICEFCARAFKSSHNLAVHRMIHTGEKPLQCEICGFTCRQKASLNWHMKKHDADATYQFSCSICGKKFEKKDSVVAHKAKSHPEVLIAEALAANAGSLITTPVGVTTMLEGSTGPAQTEQAVSEAKGSTVLQAGQVGPVTHMGPVMVMDQDNNLHAMQVPMTLALPPTEEEIGAASQQASSQALQMPLQFITAPVSQQQHQIQHLQPATTVTQPATLVQQLPMQSYNPQPQILHMTFRALPQQQLPLLSVAQQLPFQTNQPQQTQVLTRPSNPPIIMTHHSQTLSETSSDCRSNLGFAANPPPAPPQSSTGPLETRQIIWAGDGVNSNGNGAEGWETGGEGEDQNMADPSDGQIQRVLI, encoded by the exons ATGGAGCCGCAACTCTCGAGCAACAAAGAGGAGGTGGATATTGAAACGGCCGTGGAGACATCCGCGGAGCAGAGTACGGCATCCACCCCGTGCAAGGTGGTAAGAGAACAAGGGGACGGATGCTTGAGTACCGAAGGGACCTGCTCGCCCGAAACAAACGGAGAAGCGACGAGCGTGGCACTATCTGGACGGGTTTTACGGGACAGGTCGACGCGAGCGCTCCCTGCGTGGAGGCAAAGCGATCTAGGAGAGGACCAGGCTGAAGGGACCCGCGACGCAGCAGCCAACCGCCGGAGGAAAGCGATCTACCCGCGGCGCAGGAGGAGCGCGGCAGCCTCTGCGGGTTCATCGgacgctgactacggtcagccGGATGA GTGTGAAGAAAGCAAGGATGGGCTTGTCATTCGAG CAGCCCGCGGGAGACGGGCGCAGGTGCGATCAGGAGCGCGCACCTGTCGAGGGCCACCGAGGACTGTGTTTAAAGTTGAACCAGAAACAGACAGTGATTATG CGGAGGCCAACAAGTCGACTGAGAATACAGAAACAAG TGTGGAGAAAAAGGAGGATGAGAGCATAGATGATGATGATCTTATAGAAGAGGAAGAGGCTTCATATGTGGACGACCCAAAAGATCGAAGCTACTTCCCTCACACACAGAG cAGCGGGGAGGAGGTCATCAGCAGTGAAGAAGATGTCCCTTTTAGAGATGACATGAATGATCAGAGCTATGATCCTAA GGATCTTCCTAAGCAAAGGCGTAAACCAATTACTAGACATGAGAGGAAGGACAAGACAGTCATGATTGAGACTGAGGACGAAGAGGAGCATGACACAGAGATCAAAACTGAGGGAGGGGAGAGCACAGATGAGAGGATTGGTGTTGAACTTGCTGGGGAAGTTGCTGAACTGCCCAGGAA GAGAGGGCGGAGAAGGAAAGATGACAAAACCCCACGTCTTCCAAAGAGAAG gaaaaagcctccagttcagtatGTGCGTTGTGAAATGGAGGGATGTGGTACAGTGCTGGCTCATCCGCGCTACTTACAG CATCACATAAAATATCAACATCTGATGAAGAAGAAGTATGTTTGCCCTCACCCTTCATGTGGAAGACTCTTTCGGCTACAGAAACAACTACTGCGCCATGCCAAGCACCACACAG ATCAGAGAGACTACATCTGTGAGTTCTGTGCTCGTGCCTTCAAGAGCTCTCATAATCTGGCTGTGCATCGAATGATACACACTGGAGAGAAGCCACTGCA GTGTGAGATCTGTGGTTTTACCTGCCGTCAGAAGGCTTCCCTCAATTGGCACATGAAGAAGCATGACGCAGATGCAACCTACCAGTTCTCCTGCAGCATCTGCGGCAAGAAGTTTGAGAAGAAGGACAGTGTGGTGGCGCACAAAGCCAAAAGCCACCCAGAGGTGCTCATTGCAGAAGCATTGGCAGCCAATGCTGGATCCCTCATCACCACCCCTGTAGGAGTTACCACAATGCTGGAAGGCTCTACAGGCCCTGCACAGACAGAGCAGGCGGTTTCTGAGGCGAAGGGGAGCACTGTGTTGCAAGCAGGTCAGGTGGGCCCCGTAACGCACATGGGTCCAGTGATGGTCATGGATCAGGACAACAACCTCCACGCCATGCAGGTACCGATGACCCTGGCTTTACCGCCAACAGAGGAAGAGATTGGCGCTGCCTCGCAGCAGGCCTCATCCCAAGCTCTTCAGATGCCACTGCAGTTCATAACCGCACCTGTCTCACAGCAGCAGCACCAAATTCAGCATCTTCAGCCCGCCACGACCGTCACCCAGCCGGCTACTTTGGTTCAGCAGTTACCCATGCAGTCATACAACCCCCAGCCTCAGATCCTTCACATGACCTTCAGAGCTCTTCCTCAACAGCAGCTCCCACTGCTTTCGGTCGCACAGCAGCTGCCTTTCCAGACCAACCAACCACAACAGACCCAGGTGCTCACCAGACCCTCCAATCCTCCTATTATTATGACCCATCACTCGCAAACTCTGTCCGAGACTTCCTCTGACTGCCGGAGCAATTTGGGATTTGCCGCTAATCCTCCCCCTGCTCCTCCTCAGTCTTCCACTGGCCCTTTGGAGACGAGACAAATAATTTGGGCAGGAGATGGTGTAAATTCTAATGGAAATGGGGCTGAGGGTTGGGAGACTGGTGGGGAAGGGGAGGATCAAAATATGGCAGACCCTTCAGACGGGCAGATACAGCGTGTACTTATATAA
- the zfp91 gene encoding E3 ubiquitin-protein ligase ZFP91 isoform X3: MEPQLSSNKEEVDIETAVETSAEQSTASTPCKVVREQGDGCLSTEGTCSPETNGEATSVALSGRVLRDRSTRALPAWRQSDLGEDQAEGTRDAAANRRRKAIYPRRRRSAAASAGSSDADYGQPDECEESKDGLVIRARGRRAQVRSGARTCRGPPRTVFKVEPETDSDYAEANKSTENTETSVEKKEDESIDDDDLIEEEEASYVDDPKDRSYFPHTQSSGEEVISSEEDVPFRDDMNDQSYDPKDLPKQRRKPITRHERKDKTVMIETEDEEEHDTEIKTEGGESTDERIGVELAGEVAELPRKRGRRRKDDKTPRLPKRRKKPPVQYVRCEMEGCGTVLAHPRYLQHHIKYQHLMKKKYVCPHPSCGRLFRLQKQLLRHAKHHTDQRDYICEFCARAFKSSHNLAVHRMIHTGEKPLQCEICGFTCRQKASLNWHMKKHDADATYQFSCSICGKKFEKKDSVVAHKAKSHPEVLIAEALAANAGSLITTPVGVTTMLEGSTGPAQTEQAVSEAKGSTVLQAGQVGPVTHMGPVMVMDQDNNLHAMQVPMTLALPPTEEEIGAASQQASSQALQMPLQFITAPVSQQQHQIQHLQPATTVTQPATLVQQLPMQSYNPQPQILHMTFRALPQQQLPLLSVAQQLPFQTNQPQQTQVLTRPSNPPIIMTHHSQTLSETSSDCRSNLGFAANPPPAPPQSSTGPLETRQIIWAGDGVNSNGNGAEGWETGGEGEDQNMADPSDGQIQRVLI, from the exons ATGGAGCCGCAACTCTCGAGCAACAAAGAGGAGGTGGATATTGAAACGGCCGTGGAGACATCCGCGGAGCAGAGTACGGCATCCACCCCGTGCAAGGTGGTAAGAGAACAAGGGGACGGATGCTTGAGTACCGAAGGGACCTGCTCGCCCGAAACAAACGGAGAAGCGACGAGCGTGGCACTATCTGGACGGGTTTTACGGGACAGGTCGACGCGAGCGCTCCCTGCGTGGAGGCAAAGCGATCTAGGAGAGGACCAGGCTGAAGGGACCCGCGACGCAGCAGCCAACCGCCGGAGGAAAGCGATCTACCCGCGGCGCAGGAGGAGCGCGGCAGCCTCTGCGGGTTCATCGgacgctgactacggtcagccGGATGA GTGTGAAGAAAGCAAGGATGGGCTTGTCATTCGAG CCCGCGGGAGACGGGCGCAGGTGCGATCAGGAGCGCGCACCTGTCGAGGGCCACCGAGGACTGTGTTTAAAGTTGAACCAGAAACAGACAGTGATTATG CGGAGGCCAACAAGTCGACTGAGAATACAGAAACAAG TGTGGAGAAAAAGGAGGATGAGAGCATAGATGATGATGATCTTATAGAAGAGGAAGAGGCTTCATATGTGGACGACCCAAAAGATCGAAGCTACTTCCCTCACACACAGAG cAGCGGGGAGGAGGTCATCAGCAGTGAAGAAGATGTCCCTTTTAGAGATGACATGAATGATCAGAGCTATGATCCTAA GGATCTTCCTAAGCAAAGGCGTAAACCAATTACTAGACATGAGAGGAAGGACAAGACAGTCATGATTGAGACTGAGGACGAAGAGGAGCATGACACAGAGATCAAAACTGAGGGAGGGGAGAGCACAGATGAGAGGATTGGTGTTGAACTTGCTGGGGAAGTTGCTGAACTGCCCAGGAA GAGAGGGCGGAGAAGGAAAGATGACAAAACCCCACGTCTTCCAAAGAGAAG gaaaaagcctccagttcagtatGTGCGTTGTGAAATGGAGGGATGTGGTACAGTGCTGGCTCATCCGCGCTACTTACAG CATCACATAAAATATCAACATCTGATGAAGAAGAAGTATGTTTGCCCTCACCCTTCATGTGGAAGACTCTTTCGGCTACAGAAACAACTACTGCGCCATGCCAAGCACCACACAG ATCAGAGAGACTACATCTGTGAGTTCTGTGCTCGTGCCTTCAAGAGCTCTCATAATCTGGCTGTGCATCGAATGATACACACTGGAGAGAAGCCACTGCA GTGTGAGATCTGTGGTTTTACCTGCCGTCAGAAGGCTTCCCTCAATTGGCACATGAAGAAGCATGACGCAGATGCAACCTACCAGTTCTCCTGCAGCATCTGCGGCAAGAAGTTTGAGAAGAAGGACAGTGTGGTGGCGCACAAAGCCAAAAGCCACCCAGAGGTGCTCATTGCAGAAGCATTGGCAGCCAATGCTGGATCCCTCATCACCACCCCTGTAGGAGTTACCACAATGCTGGAAGGCTCTACAGGCCCTGCACAGACAGAGCAGGCGGTTTCTGAGGCGAAGGGGAGCACTGTGTTGCAAGCAGGTCAGGTGGGCCCCGTAACGCACATGGGTCCAGTGATGGTCATGGATCAGGACAACAACCTCCACGCCATGCAGGTACCGATGACCCTGGCTTTACCGCCAACAGAGGAAGAGATTGGCGCTGCCTCGCAGCAGGCCTCATCCCAAGCTCTTCAGATGCCACTGCAGTTCATAACCGCACCTGTCTCACAGCAGCAGCACCAAATTCAGCATCTTCAGCCCGCCACGACCGTCACCCAGCCGGCTACTTTGGTTCAGCAGTTACCCATGCAGTCATACAACCCCCAGCCTCAGATCCTTCACATGACCTTCAGAGCTCTTCCTCAACAGCAGCTCCCACTGCTTTCGGTCGCACAGCAGCTGCCTTTCCAGACCAACCAACCACAACAGACCCAGGTGCTCACCAGACCCTCCAATCCTCCTATTATTATGACCCATCACTCGCAAACTCTGTCCGAGACTTCCTCTGACTGCCGGAGCAATTTGGGATTTGCCGCTAATCCTCCCCCTGCTCCTCCTCAGTCTTCCACTGGCCCTTTGGAGACGAGACAAATAATTTGGGCAGGAGATGGTGTAAATTCTAATGGAAATGGGGCTGAGGGTTGGGAGACTGGTGGGGAAGGGGAGGATCAAAATATGGCAGACCCTTCAGACGGGCAGATACAGCGTGTACTTATATAA
- the si:ch211-113e8.11 gene encoding uncharacterized protein si:ch211-113e8.11: protein MNSLVGYVVSSESEDEERGEESRTESFKKADDGVEEKKGRNFLLESESSSESESGPVNEDEEEEIAHSSPEPLLTPSVRPHTHKLPPPPLGGSGSGGSHVGSSVFANPFKDMADERLNVLQKHVPLTLQARPTQIGGKRICVAYRKNGRCRFGSSCKFAHDSDLQRNRVSTSDTEPKDNATAGVAGTQGDSLASFDVDKEKDNDKNSEQRKKRKVGVNDSLIPPKRALKLYARLSHP from the exons ATGAACTCGCTTGTAGGATACGTTGTCTCGTCTGAGTCAGAGGACGAGGAAAGGGGAGAGGAGAGTCGGACGGA GTCCTTCAAAAAGGCAGATGATGGTGTGGAGGAAAAAAAAGGCAGAAACTTCCTATTGGAATCAGAATCTTCCAGCGAGTCTGAATCTGGTCCAGTAAATGAGGATGAAGAAGAGGAGATAGCCCACTCCTCTCCTGAGCCCTTGCTGACCCCTTCTGTCCGCCCTCACACTCACAAGCTCCCGCCTCCGCCTCTGGGAGGCTCTGGCTCAGGTGGATCTCACGTAGGCAGCAGCGTATTTGCCAACCCATTCAAAGACATGGCAGATGAGAGACTGAATGTCCTGCAGAAACACGTACCTCTTACTCTACAAGCTCGCCCCACCCAGATCGGTGGTAAACGGATATGTGTGGCATACAGAAAGAATGGCCGTTGCCGCTTTGGAAGCAGCTGCAAGTTTGCACATGACAGTGATTTGCAGCGTAACCGGGTGTCGACCTCTGACACTGAACCAAAAGACAATGCCACTGCCGGTGTTGCTGGTACACAAGGTGACTCACTGGCTTCTTTTGATGTTGACAAGGAGAAAGATAACGATAAAAACAGTGAACAACGAAAAAAACGGAAAGTGGGGGTTAATGATTCTCTTATTCCACCGAAACGAGCCCTCAAGCTGTACGCCAGGCTCTCGCATCCCTAA